A stretch of DNA from Micromonospora peucetia:
CCCTTGTCGAGCCGTACGGGCGTCAGACCCGCAGGTAGAAGCGGAGCGTGACCCAGGCGGTACCCGCGCTGACCAGACCACCGACGCCGGCCATCAGCGGGAACATCACCAGGATGTCGCCCCAACCGATCGGGGAGAGCAGGCCCTGAAGTGCCTGGAGCGACCCGTCGAACAGCAGGTACTTCGCCGCGACAAGAGCCGCCAGACCGAGCAGCGAGCCGATCAGGCCGGCGACCACGGCCTCCAGCACGAACGGTGCCTGGATGAACCAGTTCGACGCACCGACCAGCTTCATGACCGCGACCTCACGCCGCTTGCTGTACGCGGCCACCTGAATCGTGTTCGCGACCAGGAGCAGCGCGGCGACGGCCATCACGATCGCGGCGGCCAGGGCGATGTTCTGGATCGCGGTGAGGATGTCGAAGATCTTGTCCAGTAGCCGGCTCTGGTCGACGATCTCGTCGACCCCCTCGGTGTCCTTGTACTGGTCGTAGATGCTCTTGTACTGCTCCGGGTTGTTCAGCGTGAGCCGGAACGACTCGGGC
This window harbors:
- the ftsX gene encoding permease-like cell division protein FtsX, whose translation is MRVKYVLSEVLVGLWRNVTMTIAMIITMAVSLTMLGASGLMYRQVDDMKDLYYKNIQVSIFLTQEATPEQRVALEEKLKGDTLVKEVIYVDKEEAYKRFQEMFQDAPDLLSAVKADSLPESFRLTLNNPEQYKSIYDQYKDTEGVDEIVDQSRLLDKIFDILTAIQNIALAAAIVMAVAALLLVANTIQVAAYSKRREVAVMKLVGASNWFIQAPFVLEAVVAGLIGSLLGLAALVAAKYLLFDGSLQALQGLLSPIGWGDILVMFPLMAGVGGLVSAGTAWVTLRFYLRV